Proteins encoded in a region of the Planctomycetaceae bacterium genome:
- a CDS encoding response regulator, which yields MSWNSGIESGADMVINVDKPFQLLITDDNSAFRQVLRDALELASTNVEVVEQSHETASHRGPILEVFEAESGEEAVEIVRKQRIDIVLLDMHMHIMSGLETLRVLKRMDALRPCILITSDTSEQICREAQEANAFSVLKKPVPRRQLVATVSTALASAYHNETE from the coding sequence GTGTCTTGGAATTCAGGGATCGAATCAGGTGCAGATATGGTTATTAACGTCGATAAACCGTTCCAGCTTTTGATCACCGACGATAATTCAGCCTTTCGTCAGGTGCTTCGCGACGCGCTGGAACTCGCCTCCACCAACGTTGAAGTCGTTGAACAGTCTCATGAGACTGCCAGCCACCGAGGGCCAATTCTCGAGGTGTTCGAGGCAGAATCAGGCGAAGAAGCCGTAGAAATTGTCCGCAAACAGCGAATTGACATCGTCCTTCTGGATATGCATATGCACATCATGTCCGGGCTTGAGACCCTGAGGGTTCTCAAACGGATGGACGCATTGAGACCCTGCATTCTGATCACATCCGATACCAGCGAGCAGATCTGTCGCGAAGCTCAGGAAGCCAACGCATTCTCTGTTCTGAAGAAGCCCGTCCCGCGCAGGCAACTGGTCGCAACCGTCTCAACCGCTCTGGCGTCTGCATACCACAACGAAACTGAG